Sequence from the Castanea sativa cultivar Marrone di Chiusa Pesio chromosome 12, ASM4071231v1 genome:
TACAGACAGGGTTACCAATTAAATAGGTTTTAGGGATTATACTAATATGGAAAACATCTAATGAAATCCCTTAAAACCCTCAACattaaaaccaaattcaaaattaaaaaaaaaaaattacactcaaaaataaaatattagatgaTTTTAATGTTCCCTGCATCAGATTCTCTTTCCCGAGCTTATAGATGTAATATATACAATGCTTGTGGGGGCCTGTAGGGAAAGGTGAGAATTTTGGTCTCTCCGGGTAGGTGTTATTTCTGAATGTTGGTGGTAATATGGTGTGTGTAATAAAACTTGAAACTTTAAGTTCTTGATACTTGCTATGTAGTGTGTACTAATTGGGTTTTCAATAAATTGTCATTTATAAACATAttgttttattagatttttgctatatatcttaaaaagaaaaaaaaaattaaagtgtatTTCTAGATTGTTGCTACGATCAGCTCATCTTAAAGATGGTGAGAATAAGGGTGTTGTGAATTGGTTCTGCCAATGATTATTTTGGACATTCAGAGCCATTCCATGGAGGGATTCTCTTTcttgagttattttattttattttttaataagtaataagatttattgatatcaaaaaagggACGCCTAGGATACAGGAAGTGTACAGGGGTCAAATAatcaagtacaaaaattacaaaaatctagaaaatcaagaaaagaagaataagattGGTTTCACAAAGCAGATTGCCAATCTACTaaggttctaaagaaaaaaaacttgaacttatcaaaaaaaaaaaacttgaggtCTGAAATGGATCTCTCGTTATTTTGAAAGCACCTACTATTTCtttccctccaaagacaccacattagACAATGAGGAACGATTATCCATATATGACCGTTCCAATGACGACCAAACTGCCATTGCCAACAAGCTAGGAGCTCCACAATTGACTTCAGCATAACCCAACTTACTCCAAATAAGCCCAAAACCATAGACCACAAGTTCATGGCAACCAGACAATAAAGGAAAATATGGTCAACTGATTCATCattacacttgcacatataacaccaatccaatattcaaaccttcctttttcttaaattatcaATCGTCAAACATTTCCCCCAAGCTGGAGTCtaaacaaagaaaaccactCAAGAGGGGATCTTCTGCATCCATatgcttttccaaggaaaaCATAAATCATTTATTAAGGGTTTAGCGGGATGGAATCATTTATGCTTCTCCATCCCTGCAGTCTCTTTTCTGAGTTTTTAGATGTAATGTGTGCTTGGCTTCTAGGGAAAGGCAAAACAGGTGGTCTATTAAGGTTTTTAGGGTTCAAGAAGGTTGACTTACTGATTTGTTTACAATTATGTGTCTATTCTTGTTGTAATAATCTTCATTGGTATTGAGGTTTTTATGTGCATTGTTAGTTGCTTGTAGGGACATAGTTAAGAGTTACTAACTGGAGGGCAGGAGCTTTCTATTGACTGGTCTAAGTTTGAATTGGTTTGATCCTTATCGTTCTGGATGTGGTCAAATGGAATAGTCCATCAAATATTCTGGATTTTATTTggaaatttgtatttatttttaggtaGATACTTGGTATACATGCTGTAACCCACCTCTGatctttctttaatatattatcTTTACTGGGCATAAGTTATAGCATTTGAACTTCTCTTTATTCATATTTGGCTTGGCCGCTAGTTACTTCTTTAAATTGATATTGGTAAAAACCTAATTATAGAATGTTGTAAGAAGATTATAGTCTTTCTAAAATCATTCTATTCTTCTTAACTTAAAGTAGTTGCTGTCATAAGGGTTCCTAACAAGTCTATCTAAATACTTCTCAGCTTGGGCTTTTGTCAGCTTCTAGGAGACCAGAGAAACAGTAAAGTGATTTTGTTCTTTGGCTTGGAAAAGGTGATGaacttaaatatatcaattgCAAGAAAATCAGTGAATAAGTTATGAACTGGCATAAAAGTAGCAAGGAGTGTCATGTCGTGTGTGAAACCTAATTGTCATGTAGCCAATAGTGAACACCAAATATATGGAAGTGTCACTTGTTGTAAAATTTACCCTTGTGATATTGGGAGTATAACATTGGTCAGCATGGCTACATTGCCCACTACCATCCAGGACCACTGTCTGGGGTCTGCAACTGTTATTGTTAACATCATGCCTGTAGCAAAACATGAACATACTTGTCCATCGTCTATTGTATTGTTATTGCTTCCATACTATTTTATAAGTTATATGTTACATTTATTGAAGGTAAACCTTTATCctacttttgaaaattttggcagacacatatttttaaaatataatgatTGTAAAGTGTACTTGGCACATAATGCTATGTCTCTCTGTAGATATAGGTGGATTTGTTGTCTGGAATTTTATCTCTGTATAGGAACATGGTTTCCTGCAGGTATCCTTATCTTGAGCCTCTAGCCATGTAAGTGTGGTATTGGTAATAGAGCTACATGAAAATTACAGTATAACAttctaatattaatatatttgagCCTATAGACTCATTAattttgttataatatataatgaatcagaaaataaaaagttctaGGGACCTTTGACAATAGAACCCGAAGTTGGGGGGTTGCCTGATTATTTGTGCACTCGATTATAAGACTTTTGTCTGAGTACTTGATGCTGATACTTTTTACTGATGGCAGCTTAGAGTGTTATAAAGCATTACAGGAAATATAATGTACAGTGTCTAGTGTTGACACTGATGGAACCTTTATGTTTGGATTGTTGTAGTGTTTCTGGTTTTACAATATAAAGAGTTTTCTGTTTCAATTTTGTGCTGGAAAGACCAACCTACTTGGTAGTAAGCAGCACTTGAGTACTATTTTTTGTATGATCACTTCCAAACTGTGtacctctttctcttttcaggcTTGTTAACTGAATTGAAAATGTTAATTCTTCTTTGTGCTCTTTTCATGCATTTCTTTAAAGTCTTTACTCAACTGGTGCTTATCTTTGTTGGCTATCATATTTTGTGGGTGCAGTTGGAAGATATGAACATGGATGAAGCATCTGAGGAGGTGGCTGTGCAGTTGGCTGCACAAGGAGTCATAGGGAAGAGAGTTGATGAGATGGAATCAGGTTTTATAATGGCCCTAGATTACATGATCGAACTTGCTGAAAAGGACCAAGATGATAAGGTACTATTTCAAGTTATATTTTCATTCTTCAGCATTGACATGGACTATTCTGAGCCAATCTTCAGTTGCATTGTACTAATTATAACAATTTTCATTGCCACATTTATGCAGAACACTTTCTCTAACTATTGATGTAGAAGGCATCTCTTAGTCTATCTGTGAGAACCTGATGGTCATGTTAGTAACCAAGACCACCTTACCCAAGTAACCAACATAGTTCTGTAATTTCCCAGTTATGCAATTGTCTGGTTATGTCTCTAGCTGAAGTGTCATATAGGGCCACTCAAATTTAAGGCTCTGTTACAATCTTCTTTTGCATCTTAGTATTGTTTGCTAGAAACTTAACTGCTTTTGATTTCCTTTTTTATGGTTAATGTCATAATAATTCAGAAAATTGAACAAAAGTGAATTTCCATTCTAATAGTTACTTTAGTTTTTGATTAAATGGTTGTGAATACACGGGATTTTGTTGCATCCTGTGCTGTGGTGACAGTTGTTTAGAACTGCATCAGAAGTTGGGTTAACTATTGATTTGTACCATAATATGAGGCAGACTCAACCCAAAGAAATTTCCTTGGTACTAGGAGCTGTTGTCGTTTGCTTCATTATTGCTAGGGCATGTGTACTTGTGTACAGCAACTTCTTGGAGTTTCTACATCTTCTGAACTTTAGATTttagttttggttttgggtGTATACAccctgtgtactagggttgCACCCGTCATTGcacttttttattgaatttgtaACTTATAAAGAGTTTCAAGTAGTTTCTACATGTTATTTCGTGATTTAAAATTTCTGTTGACTGTGGCTGTGGGATTTAGCGCTTGGTATTTATCTACTTGTCTATTGTTTCTGTTCAGCGCAAATCACTGTTAGCGGTGATCAAGGAGACAGTATTATCCCATCTTACGAAGAAGTGCCCCCCACATGTAAGGATATTCCTCACAACTACCTGGTTCTCTTTCTGATCGAAAGTTAATTCCAACTTTTACCATGAAAAATATGTCattcttctattcttttcttttctaggtTCAAGTGGTTGGCCTGCTTTGTAGAACTCCCCAGAAGGAAAGCAGACATGAATTGCTACGCCGAGTGGCTGCTGGTGGTGGTGCGTTTAAAAGTGAGAATGGCACCAAAGTTCACATTCCTGGGGCAAATCTAAATGATATAGCTAATCAGGCCGATGATTTACTTGAGGtggtttctataaaaaaaagccTTGCATGTTATCATCTTTTCATAATTCAGTAATTTCAAGTGGATAGATATATAGTTGTCCCACTTGTTGTTAATAGAGTGCTAGTTTCTGTAACTGATGACTTTGCTTTTGGTGATATGTGCTCAAGCTCTTGTCCTTTATGTTCTTGAAAATAGTGGCTTTAGCGCATtctaccctctctctctctctctctctctcttgtgctGTGGTGGCTTACTAAGGTAGATCTAAAATAAAGTTTCTATTACTTAACATGAAGTTTTTACTTCTTCAAAGTAATCTGGCTTTATAGACCTACAAATTTTGAATATTGTAGAATATCTGAATAACCATAGAGTTTGGTGGACAAGTCCATTTGTTATATATCAATTCTTTCCAAGTAACCTGTCTTGCAACTGCAAGGACTACAGCAATAAAGATATATAGTTTCATTGAACAGTGTGGGCTCTATCTTTCCAGATTTCCTGTTCCCTCATATCTCAAgctaaactaataaaaaatttcctctGATCATTCAGAGTGTGGTtcttgtactattttttttgtcaacAGTATAATATAGTTGCAACTTGTAACTTACATATCTTTACTTCAATATCATTTATTCCTAGTTACGATCTTACGTACtatggtataatttttttttgtttttttctactTTAGTTTCATATTCTAATAATGTCTGTAATGTTTAATGGATGTTAATTGTTGAATGTTCTTAGTAATATGTCTACTATATCTTGCCTGACTGAATCACAAGTTTTCTGTTTGCATTGGATTAAAGTGACAATTTGGAATGGGAACGGACCCTAtgcttttatcttttttccCTAATCAAGCTATCAATAACTATGCAGACAATGGAAACTCGGCCTGTGGTTCCTGATAGAAAACTTCTTGCAAGGCTTGTTTTGATCAGAGAGGAAGCTCGTAATATGATGGGAGGTGGAATAATGGATGAGAGAAATCACCGGGGCTTGAGTACTCTTCCTGTAGCAGAGGTCTGTATGCATGCATTTCAagatttcaaataaatttacaaGATACCTGACCGATTCTTATTGGCCTTAGTATGTTCTTTTCAATGAAACATGCGACGCAAGCTTTCTAAGTATATTGGCCAATATTCTTTGGACAAAATGACATATCTTCCATAAATAACGGTGGTGGTTGAGGTCATAGGTTCAATCCCTTGTAATACCTAttaaaagagaaagataaaaaagaattcTCAATACATATTGAAGCACTGTAGCATCTTGACATGATTGCATTATTTGTCACTGCAGGTGAATTTCTTAACCAAACTGGTAGCTTTGAAACCAGGGAAAACTGTCCACGAGATGATAAAAAATGTAATGCAAGGAAAAGATGAAGGTGCTGATAACACTGACAGTGATGAGGAAAACAGTCCAGGTGCAAGGGTCTCAAGTGGATTTGCAGGATGGGTAGGTTTTACTGCACTCCATTATCTTTTGAAAGGAGCACgtggttgtgtgtgtgtattcatTTATATATGCACGTGAAGAGTCATTGTATTTAGGTATATTGACCCACTTTTCATGATTCCCAGGAAAGTGTTACTGGCAAGAAGCCACTGCCTGTGCGCCCCGGCATGTTTCTGGAGACCGTCTCCAAGGTAAGTGACTTCATATATACTATTAGCTCATTCAATTGTGACTGGAATTTTTTAAGCCCAGCGGACTTTAGGACTTCACATAACCTCTATGTTACATGGGCTTGATTAACTCAGATCACTTAATGATATATGCAGTAACTTCCGATATAGCAAAATTATGCATGGTTGAAGTACTGATTACCATTGACATTTGGACTTTCTAGGTCTTAGGTGGTATATACGCTGGAAATGACTCTGGCATCACAGCACAACATCTAGAATGGGTAAATTCCCTTTTTCTGGATCATCTCTCTCCCCTGGCCCCCACTCCCTAAATTTAGCATCATGCGTATTTGATTGAATTCAAAGCTAATATGATAAATTgcattcaattttattttctttttttcatgcaAACTTGTAATTTCAGTAACTTTTTCCCTAAATAGCAATGcagcctttttttatttttaaaatcagaTAACCaaagttttggttttattttttattttttatttttttattttaaaaaagcgAACTCTTATAACGTATAGTTCCATTACATTAAACCCTAATTAAGtcaaaaattctatcttgttaGGCTTGTCGAATCATTTCCCATATTAGATCCCTTCAATTTATCAACCAGCTTCATCATtaaatgactcattttttcttttgcttgcaTTCATCCTGTATCCAGGTTCATCAGAAGACACTTCAAGTTCTACAGGAAATAGCATTCTAGCCTTTTTGTGATAGCTGCGAAATACCTCCTTTCATCATAAACCCATTTTTGATCGTCATATGTTGTCCTATGGGACAGAAAGTAGGTCAAGACTTGTTAAtagtcaaaattcaaaattaaaaaccattgTAGGACATCAAAAGGAGTATTGTATAATTTagttatgtaaaataaataacgTACACCGTTCACTCTATTTTGTTGTAATTTGTgtacatgaaaaataaaaatttctgtGTAATGTTAATCATAATTAAAATGATTAAACTAAACATCTAATGATAAAACGAATCAAGTCCTAGTATACCTCATCAAAATCAGTACTTTTGTGATGTGTGATATGTACCGAATCAGCTAGCAATGATGACAGATTCAAAAATACACATTACATTAGTGGAATAACATGTGTGGTGAGGACCCAGTTTTGATACTTGCATAAGTATACACATAAGTGGACCTTAGCAAtgattttgaatgtttttaGAAGTAGAAGCAAACCAAGCAAGGATGGCTGGTATTGTATATTCCTCAATTATTTATTGagcttttttttccctcatgcCCTTCTACATGCCTTTTTATATTTGCCTTTTTCTGTAAAGCATATTTGAAAAATGTATGAACTTCCACCGACTAGGATTTGGTATCACGCCTTCTATGTGCGCCACATTGGCCTACCTATACTGTCCTACCATGCTCCCTCTAAGTGTATGTATCTCTTGTTGGTCTTCTTCATGAGATGAGTCTCTTTTATGAGAATAAAACCAATTACTAAAGTTTGGTTGCCCACGTGAGCCGTCTTTTCAAAGCTAGTGCCTCACAACTATGCATGATATGGATATAATTACTCGCAGGTTTTTAACAACAATCTCAAAGGAGAGCCAGGAAGTTGGGAGTTACCTCCTCTTTGTGTTACTCAATGTTACTATATTGTCGGTTTTGAAATTGCTTATTTTAGTTAGTATATTTGTGAAGTTTTTATCAAAaagatatagttttttttataacttttattttaaatgtgatACACAAAGTTAAAAGATAAGGTTATTTCAAAAAAGCTgagacaaaaagtaaaaagtaaaacttTTTTCAACGGTTCTTAAATACACACCTAATGTTCTTAACatggttaattttttgagatgagtttaccaaataaaataaaaataaaatagaaaatgttgTAACTggttaatatataaattttaatttataatatttgtaataaGTTATTGCTATTAACAAGATGTAAACATTCAGCTATACAAACTTATACACAAGATATAATCATTCAATTATGGAACTTATGAGAGTAGACGTAAAAAGAAGATGATCAACCTATGGCTTTATGGATGGAACCTGTTAATAATTAAGTCTAAAGACTTATGTACAATCATTTgataattagaaatttttactcaaaattttttttgataattagaaatttatttattttgggtataatttgtaatttgctTTTCCTATTTGGTTTTAGAGTTTTAAGTTCTTTTATTGCATTAAAAGTAAAGTTATCTTCTATTCCTATTAGGATAATAAGTTTGAAACTCTATTAACAAAATACCCTTAGGGTTCAATTTTGTATTATAGtttaattgattaataaaatttctcctGAAATTTTTCAATGGTCTTGACTCAACCAAACTTTGGTAGTGACTCTTAGAGATTGTTCTTTCTTACTTGGTGCTAACTCCAAGCAAGCAACATAAGTGTGTTGACTCTTAAGTTATCTATCCTTTGTTCTTCGGTTCTCCAAGACTCCCAACTTTAATTATTGCAGAGTTTTGGTTTTgtcaaagaagtttaacctttcATTTGCATTCCAATGTCTGATTTTTGTTGGTACATGTTATCACATTATAATAAcaggattttatttatttatttaatgaaagTAAACTTTGGAATAGAATACCTGCTACTGCTCATCGCCAGAATTAGAactttagaagaaaaaaaagattgtgaAGAGAAATCTGTTTGATTTCCATCATTATGTTATGGAAATTTCTTTTCGGGTCCTCTATAAAGTATTTGCAAAAGTGAAATTTGGTGCTTGAGACAACCTTTGCACAATTTTTCTAACCTTTCttatggaaaataataataataaacagcAAACCATGCCAGGAAAAAGAGactcaaaaaaaattcccttttcttttcttctccccTACCAAATAAAGGTCAATGTCTTTTTTTATACTTACTATTCAATTCCTATAAATGGTGGGGTGTTGTTTTGAGATTGACAAGGTGATGAGAAATTTGAGTGACATCAAATCTCATCCAAAACAATGTTTAACCCATTATTCATTTAGAAGTGCTAACTGCTAAGTTTATTAAAtcttcataataaattttagatggtaagttgttattggttctaatttgaacctatcactaaagttgattttttacccactaataacaacctactacttaggatttgttatgaaattattgtggacataacatttctctcaATGATATCCTACAACATTTGGGCTTGTTTAACAATTTGATTAAAATTCAAGTGaggaaaaattttatataataacttATAGCattatattaactattaagaTATGCAGTTCTACATCTAGATGAcaaggagagggagagtgagattTGGTACTATCATAATTTCATAGAGAATTAAAGTGAAGGGTAGGGGTAGGAATTGGTATTACAAACAATAACCTCTATCATTAACACCCCCCTTTCTGCTACCATTGATATTTTCCTCTCTCGAGTTATCCcatcaattttttgttgaaatttagtTTGATAATGCAAAATTTCTTATACtaaataataactctttatcttTAAGTATTAGCAATAATGCTCTGGCAACCTAAAAAACCAGTTTTGTAAATAAGAAGATCAATAAGGGATCTCCCAGGATTATAAAATCAGGCAAATGTATAATCCTTAAAGGTTGATTTTGTGTCCTGCAAAAAGAGAGACAACCTTTTAGTTGAgccttataagttataacttcatatattaataaaagtttacaaagattaataaaattaaaaaaggaattCATTCTTAATCAATGTGAGACTCAAGGAAAACATAAGCTTtgcaaaatttatttaaaagaaaaacaaaattgttgagaatctttactttttaactcttcttcacttgattttttttattaacacaTAAAATCATAGGGAGTTTTGAAAGTAAAATTTGATGTGAAATAAATCTTCACTCTAAAAGGATCTAAATTACTTTCCCCTCAGCTTTTTCCTGTTGATTCGGATGTGCAGACAAATAGAATGATCAAAAAATGCAAATCATGTGATTGGACAAGTATAGTCTTAATCGTGTCTAATGTTTTTGAATGATCCCAAGAAGTTCGTTGATGGATTTAGTGAAGTAGAGCTATGGGAAGATAGGCAGGTAAAGATCTTAATCccaaacctttttatttttatatatataaaataaaaaagttgctaCAGTTCGGGTatgtttttattcatttcacaTGTGATGTGTTCCCAACTCTGTTTACTTGGGATTCCTCTGTTCTTTCAATAAATTACTATTAATCATTTGGATTGTGGCATAATTCTCTggaattagtttttttttttttttgagaaataattacaacatgctgctaaccctgTAGCTCGAACCCTTTCTAACGTTGAGAAATATAatgtttataacattttcacaaataaaGTTATTATTGatggataaataaataatgtcaaTGATAGACTtagtttaaaaccaataacaatttaacacttaaaatttgttgtgaaaatataatAGACATAGCATTACTCTTCAAATCTtctaaagtttttaaaataacGTATCACACAATTCTTAAatattaaccattttttttttgaaaatatcttAAATATTAACCACAATTCCATATATTCATAAGGAGTgatttttaataattacaataggatttaaaattTATACGGTTGCTTTTTACCTTCAGGTCATGGTACTAATCTATAGTTATACacctaaatttgaatttgattcaaaaaaaaaaaagatttgaatcTATGTCCATTATGCAAAGGGTTATaggatttttctttgataatttaatagttgggaaaaatgaaatttgaatcttaaatGTCTTAATTGGATATGCTATAAGGCTCTTTTATCTTTTTGAGGAAAATATATTGTTAGGTTTTAGTTGAGTTACATGGCTTTTGGCAtgacaatagtttttttttttttaaaacaatcgacattactttttttgagtaaacagtaatacttattagaacacacatgAAAATAGTaagaataatattttaaaccgggtttataatatattacacaATTAGATTACAACTACGGTAGTCTTGACAGTACCTGGATGATGTATAAACATAGAATTTAAGAACCTTAtcccttagagcatccacagcagtggaactaaaattttagcaatttagctccacaaaaagttactttatctatttacctactcattttacaaaacatgctgcagcagtagagctattttagctttcaacacaataaaataatataaacatcataataaaataatatatctattacaataaaataatatatctcactacccaaaaaatattcaaccacaatttaattggaaaggtgaataaaaaatattttttttataactctcagctacagtgctcatgtattgatacatgagcacggTAGCActttagctaaatttttttgctttatttctaCTGCTACAGgaggattttttgtgtttgaatagagctaaaatagctatttagctccactgctccAATTGCTCTTAACTGTAATCGAAGAAGGGCAGCTAGTAATCAAaggctaaaaataaaatattatcagTGGTTGCCAGTTGCCACTGTTCAGAGTTCAAATCGGTAGTTTAAATTGTTCATTCAAAAGTTTTAGGAAACGTCAAGACGCAAGACTCAAGAGTCGACCGTTTTGTTATCATCTCTACTTTTTAAAAGCAACCTTACTTTCATTCACTGGGCCACACCAAGTTGGAGGATGGCCAAATCATCCTTCTTTTCTTCCAATTACTGAAACACCCTACAAAATTCACCTCTTTTTAAAACATACAATTAGTCTATAATATCATGCTTCCCTTCATTTTATTTAAGAACAACTCTAGCTGCTCATTCAACCTACTCTATTTTCTAATAGCTTTATATGTTAAAAACAATGGCTTTAAgcaattaagaaaatttttttggtgCTAAAACTAGCTTATTTGTTTAGAGTTAAGAGTCAGTTTGGTTGGGTGGAAGAGCGTGATGAAAATGAAAGATGGAAATATTAGAATTTTCCAATATTTGGCGTGGTGGAAATGAGGGAGGATGGAAATGAGATTGAGTTTTCACTTGAGCTCACCAAAAACCACATTTCTAAATTCGGAGGAAAAATGTTGGAGAAAATGCATATGACACTAACTATTTTGCCccttttaattaaaatgttttttaccCTCTCTTGATCTAATAGGGTATAATAGTAAATTTATTGAATTATGttctctattatttcaatttttcatcctctcactTAAACACACGTGTGaaaactaacattttttttattcttttccttttcaattctcttactttttcttACCAAACTCATTGAATAATTTGAGTAGTCTCTAGAGTTAGACACTATGGAATAATCCTTGGTTCAAGGACTATTGAGaaataaaaatcttgaaatggataataaaaatcaattgtaAAGAAATGTGTATTGcgtttattttattacaaaaaccTTTTAAGATGTTAGGTAGACATttaagaatattctaaaatttatatcgttaattatgaaatttaataatttagagGT
This genomic interval carries:
- the LOC142618710 gene encoding protein PEP-RELATED DEVELOPMENT ARRESTED 1, chloroplastic, with translation MLHSSIFFPTCSRTPPSVTNPTISSFCFTTPFSYHRHHHQWHLKQPKKREQLMLSLCANTTSYEVGGGYPDEDLDVQDRSGRKRKTTTTTTQQQGDSKLDTSQYETLLKGGEQVTSVLQEMITLLEDMNMDEASEEVAVQLAAQGVIGKRVDEMESGFIMALDYMIELAEKDQDDKRKSLLAVIKETVLSHLTKKCPPHVQVVGLLCRTPQKESRHELLRRVAAGGGAFKSENGTKVHIPGANLNDIANQADDLLETMETRPVVPDRKLLARLVLIREEARNMMGGGIMDERNHRGLSTLPVAEVNFLTKLVALKPGKTVHEMIKNVMQGKDEGADNTDSDEENSPGARVSSGFAGWESVTGKKPLPVRPGMFLETVSKVLGGIYAGNDSGITAQHLEWVHQKTLQVLQEIAF